A window of Callospermophilus lateralis isolate mCalLat2 chromosome 13, mCalLat2.hap1, whole genome shotgun sequence contains these coding sequences:
- the Avpr1b gene encoding vasopressin V1b receptor, with the protein MDLEPSWTAIPNPGGTLSAPNATTPWLGRDEELAKVEIGILTTVLVLATGGNLAVLLTLGQPGRKRSRMHLFVLHLALTDLGVALFQVLPQLLWDITYRFQGPDLLCRAVKYLQVLSMFASTYMLLAMTVDRYLAVCHPLRSLQQPSQSTYPLIAAPWLLAAILSLPQVFIFSLREVIQGTGVLDCWADFRFSWGPRAYITWTTLAIFVLPVAILTACYSLICHEICKNLKVKTQAGRVEAGGWRTWNKPSPSAPAAAKRGLPSRVSSISTISRAKIRTVKMTFIIVLAYIACWAPFFSVQMWSVWDEDAPDEDSTNVAFTISMLLGNISSCCNPWIYMGFNSHLLPRLLRHLACCGGARPRMRRQLSSSSLSSRRTTLLTRSSCPPTLSLSLSSRPGPAESLKDLEQADGEANTETSIF; encoded by the exons ATGGATTTGGAGCCTTCCTGGACTGCCATACCCAACCCTGGGGGCACCCTTTCTGCCCCCAATGCCACAACACCCTGGCTGGGCCGGGATGAGGAGCTGGCCAAGGTGGAGATTGGCATACTGACTACCGTCCTGGTGCTGGCCACAGGGGGCAACCTGGCTGTGCTGCTGACCCTGGGCCAGCCAGGCCGCAAGCGCTCCCGCATGCACCTGTTTGTGCTGCACCTGGCCCTGACTGACCTGGGTGTGGCACTCTTCCAGGTGCTGCCCCAGCTGCTCTGGGACATCACCTACCGCTTCCAGGGTCCTGACCTCCTCTGCCGGGCTGTCAAGTACCTGCAGGTGCTCAGCATGTTTGCCTCCACCTACATGCTGCTGGCCATGACAGTGGACCGATACCTGGCCGTCTGTCATCCCCTGCGCAGCCTCCAGCAGCCCAGCCAGTCCACTTACCCACTCATCGCGGCTCCCTGGCTGCTGGCTGCCATCCTTAGCCTCCCTCAAGTCTTCATTTTTTCTCTGCGGGAGGTGATCCAGGGCACAGGGGTGCTGGACTGCTGGGCTGATTTCCGcttctcctgggggccacgggcCTACATCACCTGGACCACTCTGGCCATCTTTGTCCTGCCTGTGGCCATACTTACAGCCTGCTACAGCCTCATCTGCCATGAGATCTGTAAGAACCTAAAAGTCAAGACACAGGCTGGGAGGGTGGAAGCAGGGGGCTGGAGGACTTGGAACAAGCCTTCACCTTCTGCCCCAGCTGCGGCCAAGCGGGGGCTACCATCTCGGGTCAGCAGCATCAGCACCATCTCTCGGGCCAAGATCCGAACGGTGAAGATGACCTTCATCATCGTGCTGGCCTACATCGCTTGCTGGGCACCCTTCTTCAGTGTCCAGATGTGGTCTGTGTGGGATGAGGATGCCCCTGATGAAG ATTCCACCAACGTGGCCTTTACCATCTCCATGCTTTTGGGCAACATCAGCAGCTGCTGCAACCCCTGGATCTACATGGGCTTCAACAGTCACCTGTTACCACGCCTCCTGCGTCATCTTGCTTGTTGTGGGGGAGCCCGGCCCCGCATGCGCAGACAGCTCTCCAGCAGTAGTCTCTCCAGCCGCCGCACCACCCTGCTGACCCGCTCCAGCTGCCCACCCACCCTTAGCCTCAGCCTCAGTTCGAGGCCAGGGCCGGCAGAGTCACTGAAGGACTTAGAGCAGGCAGACGGGGaagccaacactgagaccagcatCTTTTAG
- the Rhex gene encoding regulator of hemoglobinization and erythroid cell expansion protein — MLTEEMKLWHGLVIAVLSLFLQICLLMALNYLLSRNIAHQSERILKEARIQVRERSPSPRPFPLAKETWKEPAPQYRHESNTSSDSSISSVSLNNPATLPSTFQAIKDVNYTPVVFSAPESVLDYENIKEATDYVNVNPEKPKPKIWTSVNASFIDPVEYTQVAV, encoded by the exons ATGCTGACAGA AGAGATGAAGCTGTGGCATGGCTTAGTGATTGCagtgttgtccctcttcctccagATCTGTCTCCTCATGGCCCTCAATTACCTGCTCAGCAGGAACATAG CCCACCAGAGTGAACGGATACTGAAAGAAGCCAGAATCCAGGTCCGGGAGCGTAGTCCTTCTCCCCGTCCCTTCCCTTTGGCCAAAGAGACTTGGAAAGAGCCTGCTCCCCAATACAGGC atgagagcaacacatccTCAGACAGCTCCATCAGCTCTGTCAGCTTGAACAACCCTGCCACCTTGCCTTCCACCTTCCAG GCCATCAAGGATGTGAATTACACACCAGTGGTCTTTTCAGCCCCTGAATCTGTCCTGGACTATGAGAACATCAAGGAAGCTACAGATTATGTCAATGTCAATCCAGAAAAACCCAAGCCCAAAATCTGGACTTCTGTGAATGCTTCTTTCATTGATCCAGTGGAATACACTCAAGTGGCTGTGTGA